The Macaca fascicularis isolate 582-1 chromosome 13, T2T-MFA8v1.1 sequence CCCTGGCTCTGTAGGTCACATCCAAGCCTGGGGCTGCTACCTCTTTCTGCAGTGCTGGATGTCCCCAGTCAGCATCCACCAACAGTGGGAGAACCTAGGGCACTGAAACCCCCAACCACCTTCTGGGATAAGCGCGGTTGGGGGTGTGAGGAGTGAACTAGGCTCCTAGATCTGTCTGGCCCCAGGGATTGGTGGGCAGGCTCATGCAGCCTTGGTGTCCTCTATAAGAGTATCTTGAACTGGGGTACAGAATCTGCAGATGCACAGCCAGGTAACTGGCTGCTGGCTCTCCAAGGGTAGTCAGGTCTAGCattatttgtgattttatatTAAGCAAAGAGCAAATAGGCAAAATTCACATGCTCCACCTCCCaccattaaaatagaaatcaaagaaatgtagCCAACAAGAAAGGAGCATGCGGCCAAGAGGTTTAATTGGGGAAATGGCACCCAGGCCAACATGATGTATAGACACCCTGTCTCCTTACAGATGGTGCACAAAAGAGGAGGACTTGAGCCCGGTGGCTTTGACTGACTGCGGGTGCATGCCACTGCCATCTCTTCCCTTTTCTGTAGCCCCAGGTACCCACTCACTGTCTGGACTTCCAAAGAATTTGGCTTCCTTGCCCCTCGGACTCCCCAGAAGCTACCTGGGGGACCGTTCCTGAAGAGGCGGGTGTGTGGGGCGGGGGATGCGGTGGCGGTTCCATGGGTTCCTGGGTCTACCAGACCAGAAGGGGAACAGAAATCGCCTGAGGAGGGAAGGAGCTGTCTAATCTTCCTGAACGGTTCCCTGAAAATGAAAACTGGGCACACAAGACACAACTACAAGATGATTTTTCGGGTTGCTGGTCTGCTTCACTGTGTGTTTGTGGGGGTGAGGGTTATGGAAGGGGGAAAACAAAAGAAGACCCAAATGAGAGGGCCTTCTGGCATAGACCCACTAAGGGAATGTGGGCCTCCTGCCGAAAACaagtaaaagggaaaaataacgtaaagcaactccaagaaaacaaaacaaaaaaaagaaaccctctacaaaagctaaaaccaaaaaataaaaacaagtacaAAAATCTCAAAGTGTAGTTCCTTGCATGAGCCATTTACACTTTTCCACGTCTGCCTGGTGTGCTGGTCCTGGGTTATCAGGTCTATTAACAGACTCAGATATTGAGACGAAAGTCCCATGGTCCTTGCTAAACGCCTGCGCAGCAGGGCTAGGCCTGCGGCCAGGGCCGATCTCCCCAAGCCCAGTGGCTGCTGGAAATCCAAGCAGAAAGCGAGCAGAGGCCGGCCGGCCATGAGCCTGGACCCGGCTGCTGGAGGCGAGGCGTCTGTCCCTGCAGTAACCTGCCAGCCAGAGCCCCGAAGCTGCACCCCCTTGCACGGCTTCTTCAAACGCGCCACTGGGAGATAGGGCCCCAGCGGCTGCACGCCATTGTGCTGTGTGTACGAGTTTGGACTTGCGTGTTTCTGGAGCGTGGGTCCCGGCTGCCCGCAGATTCTCCGAGGGGCTGGACTCCACTAAGGTCAATCCCACCCGTCCCACGGCGGGCATCGCCCAGCCCAAGCAAGAGGCCTGGGCTTCACGAGTCCCCTCACGGCCCCCAGCCATCCGCGCATCCATTCAGCTCCCGGGTGAAAGCGTTTTTGCTGCTGGTGGTGGGGTTGCAGCGAGTGGCTTCTTCAAGGGATCCTGCAGTCATCACGCCCTACCGCTCCCAGACAGAGGGGTTCGGAGGGTTTCGAGTGGGGTTTGAGGACCCACAGTGGTGGCTCTCAGCCCAGAGAGGCCGCTTTGGGTGAGCAGGAACGGACACTACGCATTGTCTGTAAAAGTTGCTGTGTTGGTGGACAGAATTTCCCGGATCTATCAAAATCGGTCGTTAAATTCGCGTCCGGATTAATTTGGGAAACAGGTGCGTTTGAGTGTGCAGGTGCGAGCGTTGATCGTGGGGTCGTAGGGAGTCTGGGGTCAGAGTTGTCCACCTCTTCTGCCTGCTGGGATCCCAGCTCCACCGAAAAGGCTGGTGCTCGGCCACTGCCCTGTGCTGTTTGAGCCACGACTCAGGCGGCCTGTTCCTTTGGTTGCTTCCTGCCTGCCTTTGGTGTGCGGTTTCcaatataaaacaaaaggatTCCTCCGTCCCCGCCCTCACTGGTCTAGGGACTGTGCACGCGGAGGTGTGGAGCGGCCTTCTCGGGCCTTAGGGTCCGAATGGGAGGCTCGCTGTGTCCGCGGTGCGATGTGCGGGGTGCCTGTTGTGCGCCCGGCCTATCATCTCAGCAGCTCCGGTCCGTGCCCTTGTGTGACGGGAAAGAGCCTTCATTTTGATGCACGGGAGGCATCACATTTGGCCTCCCTGGCTCCCTACCCTGCATTGGCAGAGGCTTGAGTCACTGGTCCCAAAAGGTTCCCACCAAGGAGATTGGGGAGGGCCGCACTGTGTGGTCTGCAAGATGGTGCTGATTTTCTTTTACCATCAGTGTGTTCTTGACCCCTAGGTGCTCACCTCCCAGTACAGCCCAGACCCTGGGCCAGAGCCAGAAGGAGGGGGAAAGGGGTGACTTGGGAGAGGCCTCAAACAACAAAGGTCCACTGCCCCACCCATCAAAAGTGGTTAACCTCAGAGCTACACCCTTCCTtctgtcaacaaatatttatggagatcCTACCGGGTGTTTGCAGTTTTAGACATCACCTCTGATTCTTGGCAAGTCCTTTAAGGTAAGGGCTATGGGTCCCTTTGTAAGATGAGgaggcaagcaaagagaaacaaagaaattggTTCAGGTTTAAAGGGCTATAAGGTCAGTAATCTAAACCAACTTTGCTTAACTCTGGCGCCCAAGTTCTCCTCCTACTCCCTGTGCCAAAGGACTCCCTCAACAAACCTGCTCCCCTGTGGTAGGCTCTTAGGTGGAGGAGTGCAGAATGAAAGGAGGCAGAAAGGACCCAGAAGGCCTCCCCAAGAAAGGGAAGGTCCTGAGGAGGCCCCAACCCAACATTGACACAGGACAGCAAGTGCAAATGCCTCCCTTTTACCTTTTAGTGGTTTCCTTCCACAGATTCTTTGGGAGGATGTGTTCTCAGAGGTCAAGGGAAAAGTGTATTGAAGGCCTATGGAAGGGATGTTCATTCAGGGGCCAAGGCAGTTCAGACTTTCCTTCACCAGTCCAGGCCTGTCTCATTGATCAGAGCCCTGAGCCATGGCAGGACTGCCAGTGACTCAGGTGACCCTGGCTAGGAGAGATTAGTGGTAAATCACATCCTGAGCGTTTCAGGCCCATAATAACCTCCCCATCATTAAATGGGGAAGGGCAGAGGGATTTATAAAAGCCACACTTGCCTTTCATTTCTGTTACGTGTGTAAATATATCCTCTATGCTTTATATctaatattttgattatattttacaAACGCAATGGCAcctctgtgtgtgcacatacatttataaaaagtACACCCCCTGAAGACTCACACAGGCTGTCTTACATCCAGTGCAAGCCCATCTCTGCCTGACTGTGGAttgctccagcttgggtggcccCACCTCACAGGCTGGAGGGTCACTTTTGAATTCCACTTCCTATTAGTTTACCCCTGAAGGCTATTTAATTGACATCTGTACACAAAACTTATTTGCTCTACATAAAGGGTTAGTAGGGCAGAGAGGGTGTTAGGTGGGCACAGAACTCACAATTGTCCTGGGGGGAAGAAAATGCCCACCCATAGGTGGGGTTCAAAGTGATGAGTGCCACAGGCAGGGACTTTAGATCTTCCCCTGGGAATGTGTGGGATTGGGGGACTGAGTTCTCTGGCAGTcctacagatttttttaaaggaaccaaAAGGGCTGCTTATGCCTTCACTCAGGACACCCCACAGTCTAAAGAACAAAACCGGATTTAATCCCTGGTGCCCAACAGGTCCATACACCTGCTAGAATTCCTGATGGTATAACTGCCTTGACTTAAGCAGTCAACTATGAGTGGCAGTGAGCACCCACTGTCCCAGTGACATCTGGCACCAGCAATGTTTCCCAGAGCTAGGGCCCCTACCTCTGTATTCAAGGCAGTCATCAGTCACCCTCACACTGGGCTGCCTTCATGCTCTGCACTCCAGTCCTCAGAGCCACCCACACCCAGCAGTCGCAGAGAGGTCGTACCCAACTGGCCCAGGGTGTCCCAGTCAGCTTGAGGGTAGCCGAGCTCAGACCAAACAGAATCCCTTCGCTGGAACGACCCAGGGCCAGCTTCCAGCCTGTTCCCTTTCCCCAGGCGGAGGCCAAAGAAATCAGCTCGGGACAGTGGCCTCCAGAGGCCCAGAGGCTCTCCCGAGCGGCGCGTGTGAAGAGGCTGGAAAGAGGCAGCGGGAGGAAGCCGGGAGGAGGGAGCCCAGGAAGGAGCCTGGGGGAGCCATTACCGCCAGTGGCCTCTTCTGGCGCTGGGTCTCCCGGTCGCAGGGCTTGGGGTGGAGGAGGCAACGGACTTCAGTCTCTGGCCGCGACCTGCGGTCGGGCTGAGGGCAAGACCCTGGAGTCCCCTTTCTCCTCCCATCTCGCCGGGCAAGGCCCAGATCCTGGGAAAGCGGAGCCCTCGGCACTGCGAAAGGCTGGCGCTGGGGGCCTGGGGAGCCTCGGCCTCGCGGCGAGGAGGCCAGGAAGAGCTGGGTAATCGGTCGCAGTCCAGATCGAGGCGCTTGCAGGAAGAAGGTGCCGGGAAGACGCGTTCGGCTGAGAGGAATGGCcgggaaagaagagaggaggacGAAAGccaagggagaaagggaaggacgTGAAGGCCAGGCCGCGGGAAGGCGGCGCCGAGAGCCGGCTGGGCCCAGGCGCCGCGAGGAAGTGGGAAGCGAGACAGTGAAGCACAGCTGGCGAGCGCCGCGCACGCCACTCTCCGCGTCCCGCGCCATCTCCCCCGGGCAATCCGTGCGGGTCCGGATTGCCGGGGATGGGAAACGCGGCTGAGCAGGACGGGAGGAAGCACCCCGGCCGCCCTGCAGAGCCAGGGCCTTTTCCTCCCGCGGTTGCCGACCCTGCTCTCTCCACGTCCTGTCCCCGCGGAGCGCGCGTGACGCTTTTCTCCGCACTTGCTTGAGGGTCACGGGACAGAGACCAGGCTCTCAGCATCCGGCACTCCATTTCTGCCCCCGCCACAGTAGAGGTCCCGGGTGGGCCTACGACTAGGGGACTGGACCGAGAGGCGGAGAAACGGGGACCGCTTCGGTCCCATTCGCTGCTTTGTCCCCTCACTCAGCTCAATGTCCAGCACACAATAGACGctcaaaatatttgctgaatgaatgactggatgacaaataaatgaatatatgaattgGGAGATGTCATCTGCAAGAAGGTCGGGGGCCCCAGTATGGGTAGGGTGAGGGTCCAGTGGAGCAGGGCCACGGGCTGTCCCCTTACCTCGCACCAGGATGCGGCGGCAGTGGTCTGCCTCGCCGGGCCCGGGCTGCCCGTCGCTGTCGGCTCCGCTCTCCCTGGAGCCTGCGGGACTGGAGGCTGAGGTCCCGGCCACCTCCGTTGGGCTGTGGCCACCGCCATCAGCTCGCAAGTCCTCCGCTCCGCCGCGGTCCCCGCCGCGCCCACCGCCGCCAGCAGACTCCGCCCGGCGCGCGGGGCCCCGGTCGCGCTCGGCGCCCCCATCGCCCATGCCGACCGCCACTGCCAACCCCACTATTGAGGAGCCAGCCTAGGCTGGTCGTGAGCGCCGCTCCCCGCCCCTCACGCCCCCGCCCGACTCCTCCTCCTCTGGCCCCGCCCCTGGCCGCTGCTCCTCCCCTCGCCGCTGATTGGGCGGGAGTCAGGGTTCCTAGACTCCCAGCTGCGCCGGGGCTCCGCGCCAGGGGGAGAGATGGAGGGGGAGGGGAGCGGTGGTCCCACTCCACCCGTAGTCTAGCCCTGCTCCAAACCGGGCAGAGGGAGAATGGGGCGGCCTTGAGGAATGCCCTACAACCCCTCCTAAAGTTGATCAatctctcctcccctccaccgTTCCCCTAGCTTACTCACCTCCCCACTCCCTTGTTCCCACAGAAGCGCAGCCGCTGCGCTCCGGCCGATTCAGCGGGATCAATAACCAAAGTGCGCAAAGAAGGCGACCTCGGCGAGACCTAGCAGAGAAGAGGAGGTTGGCCTTGCTCGGGGGCTTGGCAGGGTGGGGTCGGTGGGGGTGCTGGAGGCGGGGGCGCAGGCCTGGGCTCAGTGCGCCAACCCCTAGATTTATACCCACACCCACACTCATGAACACAGACCGGAGGACCCCCTCCCCCGGCCCTCATGGAAGATCAAGGGCGTGAGTGGGCGAATGAGGCTGGGAAAGTGAGGCAAGGAGATCGACTCACCCGCGTCCCCGGGGGACACTGAACAGGCGCACAGGCAGACAGCCGGGTGCAGGCGCCCAGAGACTCGAGAGCGAGGCTGACCGTGGTAGGCGGCAAAGTCCTGGTTTCCCCGCAGGTCTGAGGCCGTCACAGGGGAC is a genomic window containing:
- the VAX2 gene encoding ventral anterior homeobox 2 isoform X2, producing the protein MGDGGAERDRGPARRAESAGGGGRGGDRGGAEDLRADGGGHSPTEVAGTSASSPAGSRESGADSDGQPGPGEADHCRRILVRDAKGTIREIVLPKGLDLDRPKRTRTSFTAEQLYRLEMEFQRCQYVVGRERTELARQLNLSETQNQPQS